The genomic segment TTGTTTGAATGTATGCAGTTACATTCTTGTGGTCCATCATAAGGAAATAAGCCacattttaataataatagtaataataattgaTTCATTTTATATGCCACTTTTCATTTTGCACAGAATCTCAAAGTCGCTAAATTTAAAAACACATTTGTTTGTGATCTGACAGGTTCTTAAAACAACAGTGAATCAAGTCACAAAAATGTTCTAACTATTTTGGGTCAAATAAGTATCCATAAATCTACATAACTGACAGAAGTTACAAAAAGGAAATCTTAAACTACACTACAGATGCAGTCACCCATATTCAATAACTGGAAAGTAAAATAAAACACTTCATGCCATTCAGCTGAAATAcagtatacagatgtaggatcttaatttgagcctgtttctacagcaggaaaaaaTCCAGAAGCAATAGGAAATGTAAATTatcatgtggattataattaatggacatggtTGAAGGCGTTGATTCATTTTTCGAAAGGAAAAACCAAGACTGAAATGTagaagtggaaatgacaaacttttaAAACCTCAAATATATTACACATTTTAAATGTTCCTGCATTGCACGAAATATCTCCTGCAAAAgggtggtcaaattaagatcctacacctgtatatTAATTCGCAATTTAGAACATTTTAGATCAATTGTTTCGCATCACGGTCTTAGATTCTTCTGATGATACAATGATGTGACTTAAACAATCATTTGGTGACATTAATTCAGTTTTGTCTCTGGGATCTAAGTTAACTCACTGTACACTTGTCAtctgtatgttttgttttccagTCCTCAAAGTCACGAGACATTTGATCATCGCCCAGTAACTTGTATATTTTCTCCATCAGCTCTGTCACCTGCTGGTAGTCTGTCTTTGTGTTTTTGAACACATGTGTGTTCCCACAGCAGCTTACTATTTCTTTCAGGTGAGTGTCAGCCTGATTGATGAACATGTCAAGGCTCATATGTTTGAGGTCCTCTCCATTAGTAAAGAGGACACatgtgctctctctaattcttccCAAGTCAGTGAAGGCACCTTCCAATTGTTTCAAGATCTCTCGTTCACCATCTGTGAATCGGCCAATCTGAATCACCAGTAAGTACACACTCAACCCTGTCTGACAGCTCTTTATGCAATCCGCAACGTGTTTGCTTGGCTGTTCAAGACAATCATCAAAGAAATCTGGGGTATCAATGACCCTAACCTCTGTCCCTCCCATGTTCATCTTTTCTACCTGACACTCTTTTGTAACTGGTACAGAGCTTGCTCTTGATGGGAAAATGTTTTTCCTCAGGATTGTGTTTCCACTTCTGCTCTTTCCAGTTCCTGTCTGTCCCAGTAGCACAATGTTCAAAATGTTGCTGGGATCGCTTTCATAGTTTCTTTTACCTGGTGAAACAATAATAGCAGCAATCGAGTTAGACAGTGTTTCATCCAGCTTCAATATACCTTGCTTCTCAATTAGTTTACTGATGCTCTTAAATTGATTCAGGTTATATCATTGGTGGGGGACAATACATATTTAAAAAGTGAGAGCAGGATATTACTTATAATTTATTGATTTTTTTGTAGCCTCAATGTGATTCAAATGGGTGCGAGGATAGTCAACTAAATTATGTTATTTTTATACTGATGTAAAAAAATACAGCAGAATGTGCATAAGTTAAACTAGCCAAATGTTTTGAAATGTTAAAAAGCATATAGTGTATTTTGTATTGCATAGCGCAAGGAGTTCTACACTTAAACTTGTGGCTTGATATAAAGACTCACGCAATGCAGGCTAGTGTAGCTTGTGGTAAAGATTTCACTTATTGAGTAAATTCCACCCTGGGGCTTACCAGTCTTTGAGTTTCCAGATCCGCTTGTCGGCCCATCCTGAGATCTGCCAGGATCACTGAACCTAAAGTATACAACCATGACAAATAATAGATTTTAGTGCCTTTGACAATGTTAGAAAATAAAGAACATTTCATTTGGCCAAATTAGAAAATAATTAGAAAACAAAGAATGTATTGAATGCCACAAGGTCcgatcacttctgacaccaatgtaatgaaacaggcagggaacgggtctcgaaccctcgaccttctagcccgaagtccagcgcgctatcgactgtgccccaaAAGCATGCTCATGCGGCGGAGTCGATATCCACGCTtctaaacccagggtcgttacgaTATAATAGCTTTTAGTGATTTTGACAATATTAGAGAATGTATTGAATGTCATTTGATTTTACCTCTCATCTTGGGGTTTTGATTGGTCTCTGAATCTTGTTCCACTGAACTCTTTTCCAGGATGACTGTCATAGTCAATATACCTAAGTACACCATGACAAATATATAATAGCTTTTAGTGACTTTAACAATATTAGAGAATGTATTGAATGTCATTTGATTTTACCTCTCATCTTGGGGTTTTGATTGGTCTCTGAATCTTGTTCCACTGAACTCTTTTCCAGGATGACCATCATAGTCAATATACCTAAGTACACCATGACAaatatattgtaatgaaacaggcagggaacaggtctcgaaccctcgaccttctagcccgaagtccagcgcgctatcgactgtgccccaaAAGCATGCTCATGGCGGAGTCGATATCCACGCTtctaaacccagggtcgttacaatataTAATAGCTTTTAGTGATTTTGACAATATTAGAAAATAAAGAATGTATTGAATGTCATTTGGTCTTACATCTCATCTTGGGGTTTTGATTGGTCTCTGAATCTTGTTCCACTGAACTCTTTTCCAGGATGACTGTCATAGTCAATATACCTAAGTACACCATGACAAATATATAATAGCTTGTAGTGACTTTAACAATATTAGAAAAGAAAGAAAATGTAATTAATGCAATTTAGTCTTACATCTTTTGGGCCTTTCTGTTTCCCACCAGTGTTGCCTTTCTTTTTAGTACAACACCTTCAGTGTATTTTTCGTAGGTGTACTTGAAGAACTTATGGTCCATTTGTAACTTTTTGTGCAGATCATTAGAATTGTTCAAGACTTCCAGGGGATATTTCATGTTTTGATTGATATAATGTTTCAGTGCAACGATGTCAACCCTGCATGGTAACATAACTATCATGTTTGCTCTAATCTTTTCTCCAAAGGTATCTTGTAGGTGAACAACTTGCTGTTTAACCTCCTCTGGTGTATCATGCCCATCTTGAATCACAAGCAGGGATATATGAGGGCCGGGGTATGAAAGTGCCATACAGTCGATAATTTGCTGGTCTGGATGATTGCCTTCTCCAAACATGTCTGGGGTGTTGATTACAGCATATGATTTATTCTCTCTCCGCTCACATAGTTCCGTATGATCATCAAAACCATCTTTTTCTCCTAGGATCAGATTTCCTATTGAACACTTTGGAGCTCCTTCCTTTCCAAACAGAAGGATGGTTAATTTTCCTCCAGAACCTAGTTAAAACGATAAGAACAGTCTTAGATCGTAATGTTATACCATTGCAAGGGACACGCAATTGAGTCCAAGAACATTACCaaacctcgactaaccggtgctcccgcacattgactctgtaccggtatatagtctcactattgttattttactcctgctctttaactacttgttacttttatttcttattgttattCATAttgtttaaactgcattgttggttaagggcttgtaaagtaagcatttcactgtaaggtctacacctgttttattcagcgcatgtgacaaatacaatttgatttgattttgaacagTATTCCAGAACATATTTAAACCATATTGAGCAACATCTTTCTGCTACACACCAGTAAAATCCTTGttttcatcatgtcttactcaagAAAAAATTGCTGTTTTCCAAAGACACTAAACTGTATCTGTTTTTTCAGcctaaaaatacatatttaacaCTGCACACAACACAACCTGTAGTGATGCAGCAATTGTACAATTCGGGGTAATAAATAGGTGTTTTATCAAAAAGCCTTATCGGCATATGACTAAAACTGTAGATTTGTATCTTTGCGGGTTACTTTTTTTTGAACAGATGTGAGCTCAACTTTGCAGAGATCTGTGCCTTTGGTGTACAGCGTTAAAATGAGAAAAATGTCGCCCATATGTCCAAATTGTTTAACTCCTTGGAGCAGTGTCTGCTCTTTATGTTATTTTGTCAAGACGTTCTTCAAACTAAATGTTGTTAAATAAATCACATAGATCCTTAGAAGTATGAACACATTATGAGAGTAGAAATTATATATTTGCTGGGTTGACATCTCTTTATTAAAAGTAAAATAGTGGCTTATGGTGGttgatgattttagaatgagaaaaATTGCACGTACCTGTCATTTTCCTCATCTCGTTTTGCAGCAATTGTCACGGGATTACGAAACCtgaaaaaataaaatgaataggGAGGTTTTCAACATGTCTCTGCAAATCTAAAAGGAATGTTTTGCATTCCATTTATATACTGAATTGTATAGAGGTATGGTCAATCGTGTGGGCGGTTCTAAGGGAgcttgataaaaaaaaacagacaagtTGCACCTTTCCACTTCATCCAACTGTATTAAGACAAAATGGGTGGTGGCTGCTCTATCCCAGAAGGTGAGAATTAAATTCTTAAACTTTTTTGCAATGAGGTGAAGTTAGCTTTATATTAGCCTAGGCAGCTGATCGTGCAGATCTAGCGACCATGCTCGATCTTCTAGGTTTAACCCCATTCCCGGTATTCAGTAATACACGTGTCCCCTGTGGACCGGCTCGTACATAAAGGATCCTCCAGTCATGCTGAACATGCATAATTTTCCTGCTTAACTATCTTTAATGGCGAGAAGGTGGGGAAAAAAACAGGGAAAATATGCCCACTTTCTTCATGAAACAACATTATCCACCACAATTTAGGATGTTTCACACCATGTTCAGCCAACATCCTAAATTGTCAGAAAATTCTTGTTTCATAAAAAAGTATTGCTATTGGTTCAGGGACCTCACCAGTCCAATCCATTGCATATGTTATTATTTTGTCTTAATTTTGGGGGGGTCTATTTTCaattaatttaatttgaattataTGTATAAATTACTTGCTTAAAAATTCAATACCTTCCACCCCATATCACTTTCATGAATACAACCAACTGCTATCGGTTCATGGACCTTGTCTGTACAATCTATGGCAATTCATTTTGTATTGTTTGACTTTGGCTTATTTCTATGAAGCTAAATTTACTTAATATGAAAAATACTTCTGTAACTTCAGTAGCATCCACCCCATATAACTTTCATGAATATGGCCAACTGTTATTGGTTCAGGGACCTTgtctgtagaatctatgccaattATTTTAGCATTTTTGAATTTGGCTAtttaaaaaattatatattttaatTGAATTGACATGAAAAATACTTCCTTAAAAGTTGAATAGCTTCAACCCCATATTACTTTAATTAACACAACCAACTGATATTGGTTCAGGGACCTCACCTGTCCAATCCATAGGAATTACTTTAGTATTTTTTCACTTTGTCTATTTTGTTTATACATTTTCATAGAATTTACATGAGAAGTACTTTCTTAAAACACAATAGCTTCCACCCCATGTCACTTGCACGAAATCAACCAACTGCTATTGGTTCTGGGACCTGTCTGTACAATCTAAGGCAATTACTTTTGTAGTTTTTGACTTTAGCTATTTTCTATGAAATGTATTGAATTATATGTCCCAAAAAAGACTTCCTTAAATCTTCAATACCTTCCACCCCATATGACTTTCATGAATACAACCAACTGCGGTTGGTTCAGGGAACTTGTCTGTACAATCTAAGGCAATTCATTTGGTAGTTGTTGATTTGTTATCAACTGTTATTGATTCATGGACCTCTTCCCTCCAATCTATGACATttgctttttgtatttttttacttaGTTTATTTTCTATTAATTTCAATTtactttaaataaaaaatatttcctTGACTTCAATAGCTTCCACCCCATATGACTTTAATGAATACAACCAACTGCTATTGGATCAGGGACCATGTATGTACGGAAAttactttatttttttactttcgcGGTTTTCAACTAATTCAAATTGACTTAAAAAAAAAGATACTTCCTTAAAACGTAAATTACTTCCACCACATGACTTTTATGAAAGAAAAAAAGCTGTAAGCTGCAGTGGGATATCTTTGGATATCTAAAGAGGGTCATAGGTACTCATGCCTTTTATCCCTGCTTCATTGAATTGAATGAGAGACCTCCAGAGCTCCAGAGTTGGGGGGAGAGGGCCAGGGAGGGCTGGGGCCGGCACAGGGTGGGGGGCAACCCACGTACAGCCGCAAGGGGACTTCATCCAGCCAACTCCCTGCCCCAGAGAAAGGGCCAGGGAGGGCTGGGGCCACCCCAGGGACCCTGCTCTGCCCCCAGAAGGAGAGTGTCACTCACCTAGCCCCACCACCATGCCTCAGCCAGCCCTCCACACACCAGAGGCCCAGTAGGCCAAAAAAAAGGGGGGACAGAACTGCCAATCTCTACAGAAAATGCCTGCTCTGCCCCCGTGAAGGACAGTGTCACTCACACACCTACTCACATGGGCCTTCTCTCTGGGGCCTACCTGACCTCCAGGCATGCCCCCACTGACCTGGTGACCTCTCCCCCACAGACATCCAGGCCTTTAGACCTACACTCCCTGGCTGcactgcctgcctacctgctCTCTCCCTGGGCTATGAGAGTACAGCTTACTCCCACTCAGACCTCTATAGTCCCACTGCCAGGAACCACGAGCACCTGGTGCTCTCTGCACGTTTGGAGagcaacagaggagaggagagcaacaCTTTAGCTATATTTCGCATCCAAAAAGAAAATAGACACCAAATTGAAAAAACAAGCGGTGCAACTTGTTCGCTATCGTCAGCTGATTCAGAATATGTCATTTATATAATTATTGCATGTtccgttgaagaggtattgaTGAGAAAagtcagaaaatgttatataaaGCTAACTATACTGTAGCTTTTTTGAAGTTGTTTCTTTAGTTTCACACAGGAAACATTGTTGAGTGTATGAATCCAATTTCTTCCAGCACAAGAAGGATGTTTAGCAGGACATTTGTTTTCACTGAATAGGTCACTAAGCATTCATTCTTTCGTTTCAGGTCCTGACCTGAGAATTGTGATGATTGGGAAAACTGGAGTGGGGAAAAGTGCTGTTGGAAACACCATTTTGGGCAAAAACATATTCAAATCTCATCCCAGCGCTAACTCTGTGACTGGGACTTGTGAAAAGCATCAACTTCAAGAGAGTGATAGGTGGATTCATGTGGTGGATACACCAGGGATTTTAGATACAGGCAAAAAAGCTGAAGATATCAAAAACGAGATAGTGAAGTGTATTCAGGTTTCAAGCCCTGGTCCTCACGTCTTCTTGCTGGTGATTCAGGTAGGAAGATTCACCAAAGAGGAGCAGAATTCGATTGAGGCCCTGGAGAAAATCTTTGGACCAGAGGCCTCCAATCACATGATTGTGCTGTTTACTCGTGGGGATGAACTTCAGGGTCAAACAATACAAACGTATGTACGCACCGGTCATCCAAAGCTTCAAGAAGTGATTCAACGATGTGGCAACAGATTCCATGTTTTCAACAACAGAGATGGGAATAGAAGTCAAGTTGTTGAGCTGATCAAGAAGATTGATGACATGGTGGCAGGAAATGGAGGAAAGCACTTCACTGAGAAAATGTATCAGGAGGCAGAGAGAATGATTAAACAGCAAAATATGACAAGGGAATTGGCAGAGCTCCAAATATACAAATTCACATTCCTTGCTGAATTGCAGCAGAGAGTaattgaatttaaaaaaatacttgaTTTAGAAGATGACTAATAATTAAGCATAGCTGTGGCTATTTCCTCTCCACGAGGAACACAATCTGTGACTACTACCACGATGTGAATTATGATATCTTAACCATTTAGCTTACTGTAGTATAACATAATATAGTACTTGAGTAGGAAATCTCTCCTTCAATCAACATTTTTCTTTATTATTTTAGATGCACATTAGTTAAAATGCTATGTATTACAATTCAGAATGTAGTGAATACAATATGAAGAGAAAAGTGAAAATGAAATGTTGTATGACATGCTGATTGATGTCTAAGCTTACGATAACACTCAAATGAAGTCATGATGGTATGAAATTCGAGCATAAtctaacaaaaaaatatatgtatttttgtaaagagattgtttgtttattgtttcacCTAATCAGATACACTGTCATGAACATGCCATATTGGTTAATAACAAGGCATACAatgctatactgaacaaaaatatgaacataacatgcaacaatttcaatgattttactcagttacagttcatataaggaaatcagtcaattgaaataaattcattaggccctcatctatggatttcacatgactgggcaggggcacagtactgcacttacacaaattactaatgattggttgaaagaaattgatagtaagaagattgtgggagctgtactgctaGTTTTCAgagcagcctttgatattattgaccataacctgtggTTGAGAACTTGTGTTTTATGGCTGGTcatcctctgccatatcgtgaattcagagctatctaatagaactcagactctttaatggaagcctctctaatGTCAAATATGCAAgatgtggtgtaccgcagggcatctttttaggccctctactcttttctgtttttgccaatgacctgccactggcattaacataaagcctgtgtgtccatgtatgctaatgattcaaccatatacgtgtcactaaccacagctaatgaagtcactgaaaccctgaacaaagagctgcagtcagttttggaatggttaaccagtaataaactggtctcTGAATCTAAGAGCAttatatttggtacaaatcattccctaagttctagacctcacctcagctgaatctggtaatgaatggtgtggctgttgaacaagttgaggagactaaattacttattgttaccttagattgtaaactgtcatcgttaaaacatatagattcattggttggggagaggtctgtccatagtAAAGATATTttgttttgacaccacactccaaaaagcaagtgcAGACtttagttttgtcttatcttgattattgtccagccatgtggtcaagtgctgcaaagaaatacCTAGTTAAGCTGTAGTTGTCTCAGAACAGaacatcttgctcttcattgtaatcagagagaGAATATAAATACTATGGATGCCAGTCTCTCTTCGCTAAGAGTTGATGAGAGTGACTGCAtcaagaaacattaatgtgttgaaaattgtttgcatagtcaacttatacATAGCTCtgacacacttaccccaccagacatgccaccaggggtcttttcacagtccctaaatccagaacaaattcaagaaagcgtagagtattatatagagccatcaTTACATGGAACTcgcttccatctcatattgcttaaatgaacagcaaacctggtttaaaaaaacagataaatcaACATCTCACGccacaatgcctctcccctatttgacctagatattttgtgtgtatgtgttgatatgtaggccaTGTGTGCAGTTTTTATATTTATGCATTTTCTTCATCTttgcatttttgttgttgtacagcATCATTGTGTTTCTTGAAATTCAATTTCTTATCATTACTATTTTTGCTGCAGTAATTTAACATTACTTTTggctgctgctttcgcaacagctaatggggatcctaataaaacacTAAATACCAATTAAAGGGTGTAATAAGATAATGTATTAACAAAAAATGGTTGTTGATCTattttaagaaagtatttacattAATTGTGAGCAGTGTAACTCCAGATGAACAACTATAAAGTCTGAAAATCACTACTATGATTTGTCAATTCATATACATCTATAGGCTACACATTATCCTATAGCATACCTttgataataatgtaaaattacaaAGCGAGAGGCTGAAgagaaagtaaaaaatatatatatttctcaaaTATGTTGTTGTTTAAGATAGGCCTACTTGGTTTAAGCTTAACTGATAAAACATATCATGGTATCTGAAATAAAgatttaataaataaattatcATTATGTAGCCTGCTGTTGGGCTGAATTCTTTATCCTGAGCCAGAGAAAAGTCAAGGGATGGGATGGAAGTAACTGGAGTTGGTGTACTTTGATTAGGATAAATATTCACCCTCTCAGaccttttcacattttgttgtattacaacctGTAAATAATTCGATTTAATTTgaatttttattatatatatctattatatatatatatatatatatatatatatatatatatatatatatatatatatatatatatatatatatatatatatatatatatatatatatatacactgctcaaaaaataaagggatcacttaaacaacacatcctagatctgaatgaaagaaataatcttattaaatacttttttctttacatagttgaatgtgctgacaacaaaatcacacaaaaataatcaatggaaatccaatttatcaacccatggaggtctggatttggagtcacactcaaaattaaagtggaaaaccacactacaggctgatccaactttgatgtaatgtccttaaaacaagtcaaaatgaggctcagtagtgtgtgtggcctccacgtgcctgtatgacctccctacaacgccggggcatgctcctgatgaggtggcggatggtctcctgagggatctcctcccagacctggactaaagcatccaccaactcctggacagtctgtggtgcaacgtagcgttggtggatggagcgagacatgatgtcccagatgtgctcaattggattcaggtctggggaacgggcgggccagtccatagcatcaatgccttcctcttgcaggaactgctgacacactccagccacatgaggtctagcattgtcttgcattaggaggaacccagggccaaccgcaccagcatatggtctcacaaggggtctgaggatctcatctcggtacctaatggcagtcaggctacctctggcgagcacatggagtgctgtgcggccccccaaggaaatgccaccccacaccataactgacccaccgccaaaccagtcatgctggaggatgttgcaggcagcagaacgttctccacggcgtctccagactctgtcacgtctgtcacgtactcagtgtgaacctgctttcatctgtgaagagcacagggcgccagtggcgaatttgctaatcttggtgttctctggcaaatgccaaacgttctgcacggtgttgggctgtaagcacaacccccacctgtggacgtcgggccctcataccaccctcatggagtctgtttctgaccgtttgagcagacacatgcacatttgtggcctgctggaggtcattttgcagggctctggcagtgttcctcctgctcctccttgcacaaaggcagaggtagcggtcctgctgctgggttgttgccctcctacggcctcctccacgtctcctgatgtactggcctgtctcctggtagcgcctccatgctctggacactacgctgacagacacagcaaaccttcttgccacagctcgcattgatgtgccatcctggatgagctgcactacctgagccacttgtatgggttgtagactccgtctcatgctaccactagagtgaaagcaccgccagcattcaaaagtgaccaaaacatcagccaggaagcataggaactgagaagtggtctatggtcaccacctgcagaaccactcctttattgggggtgtcttgctaattgcctataatttccacctgttgtctattccatttgcacaacagcatgtgaaatttattgtcaatcagtgttgcttcctaagtggacagtttgatttcacagaagtgtgattgacttggagttacattgtgttgtttaagtgttccctttatttttttgagcagtatatatctattatatatctctatctatctctatatatctctatatatatctattatatatctatatctatctatatctatacacacacacacacatatatacatatacacacatatatatacatacatatatacatacatatatatacacatatacatacacatatacacatatatatacacatatacatatatatatatacacacatatacatacatatatatacacatatacatatatattattattatttcaattttttAAAATTTTGACTAACAATACAAACCGAAATGTTTTGGTATTCACCTCCTTTGTTATTGAAAGTAAAAGTAGTAAACATTTGCTTCACAGTACAAATAATTTGCTGAAGGGCATTTTCTtcatctttacattttttttattgttgtacAGCATCATTGTGTTTCTTGAAATGCAATGTATTATCATTACTAATTTTGCTGCAGtaatttaacattatttttgGCTGCCCTATCTCTGTGCCCCATAAACATGCCTTATATGTAAGGTAGCTAGGACCTTTTTAATGCAATGTGATATATTGTGTTTTTAATGTATTGTCTAAATGTAACTGCATTCTGCATAATTCAGTCTTGCCTACTGCAAGCATGAATGGAATAATTCAAATAATTTTGCTGAGTAGTGCACTTCAAgcacatattcaaccacaaagaccaaggagcttTTCCAATGGTTCATAAAGAAGGGCACTGATTGATTGATGGGTAAAACAAATTATAAGGTCAAAACTCTCAACTGATAACAGTTTGCCCCTTATCTTATGTTCAGAACAATGGTCCtgtatagctcagttggtagagcatggtgcttgcacttTAAGGGTAGTGCGTTTGATTCCTGGGGCCACACATACATAAAATATATGCACACATGActttaagtcactttggataaaagcatttcCTAAAAGGCATACATTATATTAGAACCTTTGATTGTGCATTCATTGTAGATTTACACATCTTTCACCCCTCAGTCATTAATCTACATTTTCCTTACAGTATTTGACTATATAaagttttcacaagtatgtggtacctTTTCACAACTCCAAGCACAAAAATTTAAAGATAACCAAAATGGCTCATGTTTCAAAACTCCAGCACATTTCCAGTTGACTGAGTACAACAAACAAA from the Salmo salar chromosome ssa17, Ssal_v3.1, whole genome shotgun sequence genome contains:
- the LOC106576594 gene encoding GTPase IMAP family member 8 isoform X2, which gives rise to MRKMTGSGGKLTILLFGKEGAPKCSIGNLILGEKDGFDDHTELCERRENKSYAVINTPDMFGEGNHPDQQIIDCMALSYPGPHISLLVIQDGHDTPEEVKQQVVHLQDTFGEKIRANMIVMLPCRVDIVALKHYINQNMKYPLEVLNNSNDLHKKLQMDHKFFKYTYEKYTEGVVLKRKATLVGNRKAQKMYIDYDSHPGKEFSGTRFRDQSKPQDEMYIDYDGHPGKEFSGTRFRDQSKPQDERFSDPGRSQDGPTSGSGNSKTGKRNYESDPSNILNIVLLGQTGTGKSRSGNTILRKNIFPSRASSVPVTKECQVEKMNMGGTEVRVIDTPDFFDDCLEQPSKHVADCIKSCQTGLSVYLLVIQIGRFTDGEREILKQLEGAFTDLGRIRESTCVLFTNGEDLKHMSLDMFINQADTHLKEIVSCCGNTHVFKNTKTDYQQVTELMEKIYKLLGDDQMSRDFEDWKTKHTDDKCTVS
- the LOC106576594 gene encoding GTPase IMAP family member 8 isoform X1; amino-acid sequence: MRKMTGSGGKLTILLFGKEGAPKCSIGNLILGEKDGFDDHTELCERRENKSYAVINTPDMFGEGNHPDQQIIDCMALSYPGPHISLLVIQDGHDTPEEVKQQVVHLQDTFGEKIRANMIVMLPCRVDIVALKHYINQNMKYPLEVLNNSNDLHKKLQMDHKFFKYTYEKYTEGVVLKRKATLVGNRKAQKMYIDYDSHPGKEFSGTRFRDQSKPQDEMYIDYDGHPGKEFSGTRFRDQSKPQDERYIDYDSHPGKEFSGTRFRDQSKPQDERFSDPGRSQDGPTSGSGNSKTGKRNYESDPSNILNIVLLGQTGTGKSRSGNTILRKNIFPSRASSVPVTKECQVEKMNMGGTEVRVIDTPDFFDDCLEQPSKHVADCIKSCQTGLSVYLLVIQIGRFTDGEREILKQLEGAFTDLGRIRESTCVLFTNGEDLKHMSLDMFINQADTHLKEIVSCCGNTHVFKNTKTDYQQVTELMEKIYKLLGDDQMSRDFEDWKTKHTDDKCTVS
- the LOC106576602 gene encoding GTPase IMAP family member 7, whose protein sequence is MGGGCSIPEGPDLRIVMIGKTGVGKSAVGNTILGKNIFKSHPSANSVTGTCEKHQLQESDRWIHVVDTPGILDTGKKAEDIKNEIVKCIQVSSPGPHVFLLVIQVGRFTKEEQNSIEALEKIFGPEASNHMIVLFTRGDELQGQTIQTYVRTGHPKLQEVIQRCGNRFHVFNNRDGNRSQVVELIKKIDDMVAGNGGKHFTEKMYQEAERMIKQQNMTRELAELQIYKFTFLAELQQRVIEFKKILDLEDD
- the LOC106576594 gene encoding GTPase IMAP family member 8 isoform X3, with protein sequence MRKMTGSGGKLTILLFGKEGAPKCSIGNLILGEKDGFDDHTELCERRENKSYAVINTPDMFGEGNHPDQQIIDCMALSYPGPHISLLVIQDGHDTPEEVKQQVVHLQDTFGEKIRANMIVMLPCRVDIVALKHYINQNMKYPLEVLNNSNDLHKKLQMDHKFFKYTYEKYTEGVVLKRKATLVGNRKAQKMYIDYDSHPGKEFSGTRFRDQSKPQDEMFSDPGRSQDGPTSGSGNSKTGKRNYESDPSNILNIVLLGQTGTGKSRSGNTILRKNIFPSRASSVPVTKECQVEKMNMGGTEVRVIDTPDFFDDCLEQPSKHVADCIKSCQTGLSVYLLVIQIGRFTDGEREILKQLEGAFTDLGRIRESTCVLFTNGEDLKHMSLDMFINQADTHLKEIVSCCGNTHVFKNTKTDYQQVTELMEKIYKLLGDDQMSRDFEDWKTKHTDDKCTVS
- the LOC106576594 gene encoding uncharacterized protein isoform X4 yields the protein MRKMTGILTMMVILEKSSVEQDSETNQNPKMRGILTMTVILEKSSVEQDSETNQNPKMRGSVILADLRMGRQADLETQRLVKETMKAIPATF